In Kwoniella newhampshirensis strain CBS 13917 chromosome 2, whole genome shotgun sequence, one DNA window encodes the following:
- a CDS encoding cofilin, with product MSSGVQPSQECLEKFQELKTGKKLSYVIYGLSDDKRSIVVLKTSEDKDFDKFVAELPEKECRWAVYDFEFELPGGEGVRNKLTFVMWSPDDANVRNKMVFASSKDALRRRLEGIAIEIQATEYSEITKEAVMDKALRR from the exons TCGTCCGGTGTTCAACCT TCCCAAGAATGTCTCGAGAAGTTCCAAGAGCTCAAAACCGGCAAGAAGCTATCCTACGTCATCTACGGCCTGTCCGACGACAAACGatccatcgtcgtcctcaaGACTTCCGAGGATAAGGATTTCGACAAGTTTGTTGCAGAGCTGCCGGAGAAGGAGTGTAGGTGGGCCGTGTATGACTTTGAGTTTGAGTTGCCAGGCGGAGAGGGTGTGAGGAATAAGTTGACTTTTGTCATGTG GTCTCCCGACGACGCCAACGTCCGGAACAAGATGgtcttcgcttcttccaaggatgctcttcgacgacgactcGAGG GCATCGCCATCGAGATCCAGGCCACTGAGTACTCGGAGATCACCAAGGAAGCAG TCATGGACAAGGCGCTCCGAAGGTAA